In Nocardia sp. BMG111209, a genomic segment contains:
- a CDS encoding sugar ABC transporter ATP-binding protein produces MTGTDRPAVALRGVGMAFGGKAVLADVSLDVAGGAVTALLGANGAGKSTLIKVLSGVYPEHTGQVAIDGAPVELRSPAAARKLGVQTVHQHIADGVVPGLSVAENLVFEQIAAGRGNPWLDTRRVLRRARAISAVLDLGWDERTLRRDVAELGISDQQLLLLARALSTRPRLLILDEPTAALSAAEARRLFAIVDRMRAEGIAVLYVSHRLGELDALADRLVVLRDGRLVAEQPRPFDWDSALRAMLATRAVDPEHGGESAAANSAGAPAVAAAGSADSRAESASARTAATRSAGRARTAADAAKEAAGQSDSGQSAAASTAGAGSADRQDSARVYAEPTAAETEAEAAQVVSRLAEVVRPESAGPGGGPVVVSLRGVPLLPGRAPQDLDLRGGEVTGVVGLLGAGKTELARGLFGADPFGAGTLELAGKRYRPRHPADAIARGVHLVPEDRHVDALIPDWSIAENLSLPFLRALSDVFGLIRRGRERELGSRTIARLGIVAPGEASLIEELSGGNQQKVVVGRWLAHPPRVLILDEPFRGVDIGARRDIGRQARQLAAGGAAVLLLSADVDEVLEVADRVIVLADGEIRSDGYDIAGEQVIAALAGSAV; encoded by the coding sequence ATGACCGGCACCGACCGGCCCGCCGTCGCGCTGCGCGGCGTGGGCATGGCCTTCGGCGGGAAGGCGGTGCTGGCGGACGTGTCCCTGGACGTGGCCGGCGGCGCCGTGACCGCGCTGCTCGGCGCCAACGGCGCCGGGAAATCCACCCTGATCAAGGTGCTGTCCGGGGTGTATCCGGAACACACCGGGCAGGTGGCGATCGACGGCGCGCCGGTCGAACTGCGCAGTCCCGCGGCGGCCCGGAAGCTGGGTGTGCAGACCGTGCACCAGCACATCGCCGACGGTGTGGTGCCCGGCCTGTCGGTCGCCGAGAACCTGGTGTTCGAGCAGATCGCCGCCGGACGCGGCAACCCCTGGCTGGACACCCGCCGTGTGCTGCGCCGCGCCCGTGCGATCTCGGCCGTCCTCGATCTGGGCTGGGACGAGCGCACACTGCGCCGCGACGTCGCCGAGCTCGGCATCTCCGACCAGCAATTGCTGCTGCTGGCCCGCGCGTTGTCGACCCGGCCCCGGCTGCTGATCCTGGACGAGCCCACGGCCGCGTTGTCGGCGGCCGAGGCGCGGCGACTGTTCGCGATCGTCGACCGGATGCGCGCCGAAGGCATTGCGGTGCTGTATGTTTCGCACCGGCTCGGTGAACTCGACGCACTGGCCGACCGGCTGGTGGTGCTGCGCGACGGCCGTCTGGTCGCCGAGCAGCCCCGGCCGTTCGACTGGGACAGCGCACTGCGCGCGATGCTGGCGACTCGCGCGGTCGATCCGGAACACGGGGGCGAGTCGGCGGCCGCGAATTCGGCCGGAGCACCTGCGGTGGCGGCGGCCGGGTCGGCCGACTCTCGCGCGGAGTCGGCCTCGGCGCGGACCGCTGCGACCAGGTCCGCGGGTCGGGCGCGAACCGCTGCGGATGCTGCGAAAGAGGCTGCGGGACAGTCGGATTCGGGGCAGTCGGCTGCCGCGTCGACCGCCGGTGCCGGATCCGCGGATCGGCAGGATTCGGCGCGAGTATACGCGGAGCCGACCGCGGCGGAGACGGAAGCCGAAGCCGCACAGGTGGTTTCGCGGCTCGCCGAGGTGGTGCGGCCGGAATCGGCGGGGCCGGGTGGCGGGCCGGTGGTGGTGTCGTTGCGTGGGGTGCCGTTGTTGCCGGGGCGAGCACCACAGGATCTCGACCTTCGCGGGGGCGAGGTGACCGGTGTCGTCGGGTTGCTGGGGGCGGGGAAAACCGAGTTGGCGCGCGGGCTGTTCGGGGCGGACCCGTTCGGTGCGGGGACGCTGGAGTTGGCCGGAAAGCGTTATCGGCCAAGGCATCCCGCCGACGCCATCGCGCGTGGTGTCCATCTGGTGCCGGAGGATCGGCATGTCGATGCGCTGATCCCGGATTGGTCGATCGCGGAGAATCTTTCGCTGCCGTTCCTGCGGGCGTTGTCCGATGTGTTCGGGCTGATCCGGCGGGGACGGGAGCGGGAGCTCGGCAGCCGGACCATCGCGCGGCTCGGCATCGTGGCGCCTGGGGAGGCGAGTCTCATCGAGGAGTTGTCCGGGGGTAATCAGCAGAAGGTGGTGGTCGGCCGCTGGCTGGCGCATCCGCCGCGGGTGCTGATCCTGGACGAACCGTTCCGCGGGGTCGACATCGGCGCGCGGCGCGACATCGGACGGCAGGCCCGGCAATTGGCCGCCGGCGGTGCGGCGGTGCTGTTGCTGTCCGCCGATGTGGACGAGGTGCTGGAGGTGGCCGATCGGGTGATCGTGCTGGCCGACGGCGAGATCCGTTCCGACGGTTACGACATCGCCGGCGAACAGGTGATCGCCGCACTCGCGGGGTCCGCCGTGTGA
- a CDS encoding substrate-binding domain-containing protein has product MPRFTAVAAATVLSCALLATGCSQSDNATGNSGSATPSVGQATGPRPAPFDKGAVKVALVRQSGAGDYFEQWGNGAKAQAKALGIDLAVYDAQSDNAKQATDFSQAVNSGASAIIVDHGFPATIEPLIDQAVAKGITVVSYDVDTTNPKVITTRQSDADIAKAALSALESAVGKNAPIGYVNVAGFAPLDRRDTVWQQTKGGEGWTEAFKVGKVTDSTATDNVPLVNAALTQHPEVKGIFAPYDELAKGATLAVQNKHVESSVKVVGADVSNADIQIITADNSPWVATAGTDPSAVGAAVVRTAALQLAGQLNKPTVEFPAVAITRELLVSEKIANMDQLRKALPELNLAQVSAANWIPVVSY; this is encoded by the coding sequence ATGCCCCGTTTCACCGCGGTCGCCGCCGCCACCGTGCTGTCCTGCGCCCTGCTGGCCACCGGCTGTTCGCAGAGCGACAACGCCACCGGTAACTCCGGGAGTGCCACCCCCTCCGTCGGTCAGGCGACCGGGCCGAGGCCGGCCCCGTTCGACAAGGGCGCGGTGAAGGTCGCGCTGGTCCGCCAGAGCGGGGCCGGCGACTACTTCGAGCAGTGGGGTAACGGCGCGAAGGCGCAGGCCAAGGCCCTCGGCATCGACCTGGCGGTCTACGACGCGCAGTCCGACAACGCCAAGCAGGCCACCGACTTCTCGCAGGCCGTCAACTCCGGGGCGAGCGCGATCATCGTCGACCACGGCTTCCCGGCCACCATCGAGCCGCTGATCGATCAGGCCGTGGCCAAGGGCATCACGGTGGTGAGTTACGACGTCGACACCACCAACCCGAAGGTGATCACCACCCGGCAGAGCGACGCGGATATCGCGAAGGCCGCGCTGAGCGCGCTGGAGTCCGCGGTCGGGAAGAACGCGCCGATCGGCTACGTGAATGTGGCCGGATTCGCGCCGCTGGACCGCCGCGACACCGTCTGGCAGCAGACCAAGGGCGGCGAGGGCTGGACCGAGGCGTTCAAGGTCGGCAAGGTGACCGATTCCACCGCCACCGACAACGTGCCGCTGGTCAACGCCGCGCTCACCCAGCATCCCGAGGTGAAGGGCATCTTCGCCCCCTACGACGAGCTGGCCAAGGGTGCGACGCTGGCCGTCCAGAACAAGCATGTGGAGAGTTCGGTGAAGGTGGTCGGCGCTGACGTGTCCAACGCCGACATCCAGATCATCACCGCCGACAACAGCCCGTGGGTCGCGACCGCCGGCACCGACCCGTCCGCGGTCGGCGCGGCCGTGGTGCGGACCGCCGCACTGCAACTGGCGGGGCAGCTGAACAAGCCGACCGTCGAATTCCCCGCGGTGGCGATCACCCGGGAACTGTTGGTGTCCGAGAAGATCGCGAACATGGACCAGCTGCGCAAGGCGCTGCCGGAGCTCAACCTGGCCCAGGTGAGCGCGGCGAACTGGATCCCGGTCGTCTCCTACTGA
- a CDS encoding ABC transporter permease, with product MTATELPVPATTAAPAPGRMRDLVIKYGFIVVTLALFAYFSASEPAFRNSATLLDILRYVSVAALLGLGVTVTLAVGGMDMSVGAVAGLAVSVAAKMMVVYNQVGAIAILVVLAAGALAGLGNALLIVALKVPDMLATLGTMFVIQGLKLIVVDGQSISPGMTLPGGRTAPGRFTAGFLKIDRGSVAGIPVSVLIFLVLTVAAWVFLARTRWGRVLYAIGANPKAARLAGIRVGLYRSLAYVLSGVLASIGGLILAARIGQGDVSAGTSQLLEAVAVALVGTSVLGRGKPNAWGTALGAVLIGIISSGLTIAGLPYYTQDVVEGAVLIIALVFSFTLSRGRRS from the coding sequence ATGACCGCCACCGAACTCCCCGTACCCGCCACCACCGCCGCGCCGGCGCCGGGACGGATGCGCGACCTGGTGATCAAGTACGGCTTCATCGTGGTGACGCTGGCGCTGTTCGCCTATTTCAGCGCCAGCGAACCGGCCTTCCGGAATTCGGCGACACTGCTGGACATCCTGCGCTACGTCTCGGTCGCCGCGCTGCTCGGACTCGGCGTGACCGTGACGCTGGCCGTGGGCGGTATGGACATGTCGGTCGGCGCGGTCGCCGGGCTCGCGGTCTCGGTCGCGGCGAAGATGATGGTGGTCTACAACCAGGTCGGCGCGATCGCGATTCTGGTCGTGCTGGCCGCGGGTGCGCTTGCCGGACTGGGCAATGCGCTGCTGATCGTGGCGCTGAAGGTGCCGGACATGCTGGCCACGCTCGGCACCATGTTCGTCATCCAGGGCCTGAAACTCATTGTGGTGGACGGGCAGTCGATCTCGCCGGGCATGACGCTGCCCGGCGGCCGCACCGCGCCGGGTCGGTTCACCGCCGGCTTCCTGAAGATCGATCGGGGCAGCGTCGCCGGAATTCCGGTGTCGGTGCTGATCTTCCTGGTGCTGACCGTCGCGGCCTGGGTGTTCCTGGCCCGGACGCGATGGGGGCGGGTGCTGTACGCGATCGGCGCGAATCCGAAGGCGGCGCGGCTGGCCGGAATTCGGGTCGGCCTGTATCGGTCGCTGGCGTATGTGCTGTCCGGGGTGCTGGCCTCGATCGGCGGGCTGATCCTGGCCGCCCGGATCGGGCAGGGTGACGTGTCCGCCGGTACCTCACAGCTGCTGGAGGCGGTGGCGGTCGCGCTGGTCGGCACCTCGGTGCTCGGTCGCGGCAAGCCGAACGCGTGGGGTACGGCGCTCGGCGCGGTGCTGATCGGCATCATCTCCTCGGGGCTCACCATCGCCGGATTGCCCTACTACACCCAGGATGTCGTCGAGGGCGCGGTGCTGATCATCGCGCTGGTGTTCAGTTTCACCCTGTCGCGAGGAAGACGCTCATGA
- a CDS encoding FAD-binding oxidoreductase — MPVSETFAVPPRLVPSNRAAAVFRPATLAGIRRETATMSTFRFAVPDWSGHLPGQHVMVRLTAADGYTAQRHYSLASTPGDTGHIELTVDRVPGGEVSGHLHTVAKPGDTVEIKGPLGGFFAWPGDRPALLLGGGSGVVPLMSMLRHRRETGSKVPLRLIISVRTRESLPYAGEFGPETTVVTTRTAGRLHAGHLASALAERPEGGWEAYVCGSNGFAEHASRLLVAAGQPRDRVRIERFG; from the coding sequence ATGCCGGTGAGTGAGACCTTCGCCGTCCCACCACGATTGGTCCCCAGCAACCGCGCGGCGGCCGTCTTCCGCCCCGCCACCCTGGCCGGCATCCGCCGCGAGACCGCGACGATGTCCACCTTCCGCTTCGCGGTACCGGACTGGTCCGGGCACCTGCCCGGCCAGCACGTGATGGTGCGCCTCACCGCCGCCGACGGCTACACCGCGCAGCGCCACTATTCGCTGGCCTCCACCCCCGGCGATACCGGCCACATCGAACTCACCGTCGACCGGGTACCCGGCGGCGAGGTGTCCGGCCACCTGCACACCGTCGCGAAACCCGGTGACACCGTGGAGATCAAGGGTCCGCTCGGCGGCTTCTTCGCCTGGCCCGGCGACCGTCCGGCCCTGTTGCTCGGCGGCGGCTCCGGCGTCGTCCCGTTGATGTCGATGCTGCGGCACCGCCGCGAGACCGGCTCGAAAGTCCCACTGCGCCTGATCATTTCGGTGCGAACCCGGGAAAGCCTGCCCTACGCGGGCGAATTCGGCCCGGAGACGACCGTGGTGACCACCCGCACCGCGGGCCGGCTGCACGCGGGTCATCTGGCATCCGCTCTGGCCGAACGGCCCGAGGGTGGCTGGGAGGCCTACGTCTGCGGCAGCAACGGTTTCGCCGAACACGCCTCCCGCCTCCTCGTCGCGGCCGGGCAGCCACGCGACCGCGTGCGCATCGAGCGCTTCGGCTGA
- a CDS encoding sulfite oxidase-like oxidoreductase — protein sequence MIRRVGWLAVIVTRGFRSRGADRDPRLPPGQYDAGQAWPVLSAEVTPELTATDWTLRIDGLVTTPRTWTWDEAHALPRSEYRGDIHCVTGWSRFGTWFAGVDLDEFLTTASPLPEATHVLARSHTGYTTNLPLAELRSGRAWIAWEADGLPLTPEHGGPARLLVPGRYFWKSAKWITGLRLLDHDEPGFWEHNGYHNEGDPWHEERYAGE from the coding sequence ATGATCCGACGTGTAGGCTGGCTCGCCGTGATCGTCACCCGAGGGTTCCGCAGCCGCGGCGCCGACCGCGACCCGCGACTGCCGCCCGGGCAGTACGACGCCGGGCAGGCGTGGCCGGTGCTGTCGGCGGAGGTGACGCCGGAACTGACCGCCACCGACTGGACCCTCCGCATCGACGGCCTGGTCACCACCCCACGTACCTGGACCTGGGACGAGGCGCACGCCCTGCCCCGCTCGGAGTACCGCGGCGATATCCATTGCGTCACCGGCTGGTCCCGATTCGGCACCTGGTTCGCGGGCGTCGACCTCGACGAATTCCTCACCACCGCAAGCCCTTTGCCCGAAGCCACACACGTACTGGCCCGTTCCCACACCGGCTACACCACCAATCTCCCGCTGGCGGAACTACGTTCCGGCCGGGCCTGGATCGCCTGGGAGGCGGACGGACTCCCGCTGACACCCGAGCACGGCGGCCCGGCGCGACTGCTCGTACCCGGCCGTTACTTCTGGAAGAGCGCCAAGTGGATCACCGGCCTGCGGCTGCTCGATCACGACGAGCCCGGATTCTGGGAGCATAACGGCTATCACAACGAGGGCGATCCGTGGCACGAGGAACGCTATGCCGGTGAGTGA
- the mtnK gene encoding S-methyl-5-thioribose kinase — MSHRILETADIPGYLRERGHWDGSGAVAVHEVSDGNLNRVFIATGAGWSLAVKQALPWVRVAGPSWPLSPARADAEARAYRAVAAVAPETIPVVHGYDPGDYVLVMEDMSDLRVLRTVLNAGGGYGGASDAIGLFVARLSFATSDFGMSSAERKALLAESVNPELCKITEDVVLSEPYLEHEHNHRHPDLADLAAAYRADPALRTEIADLRHLFMSGAQALLHGDLHTGSIMVGSRAGAEVVRVFDPEFSYVGPIGFDLGLYWGNLVAAEFRARYLGAVGDHAGQLARSWDAFETEFRRLWPQRADTFFDDAYLDRFLRRVWADSLGFAGAELIRRIIGYAHLTDLDTLPDATAARHALLVGRELVLRRTELGTPAEVRIVLDDLAPSVIAATRP; from the coding sequence ATGAGCCACCGCATTCTCGAAACCGCCGACATCCCCGGCTATCTGCGGGAGCGCGGACACTGGGACGGATCCGGCGCGGTCGCGGTGCACGAGGTGTCCGACGGCAATCTGAATCGGGTGTTCATCGCCACCGGCGCCGGTTGGAGTCTCGCGGTGAAACAGGCGCTGCCCTGGGTGCGGGTGGCCGGACCCTCGTGGCCGTTGAGCCCGGCGCGCGCCGACGCCGAGGCGCGCGCCTACCGCGCGGTGGCGGCGGTGGCGCCGGAGACGATCCCGGTGGTCCACGGCTACGATCCCGGCGACTACGTCCTGGTCATGGAGGACATGTCGGATCTGCGGGTGCTGCGTACCGTGCTCAACGCGGGCGGCGGCTACGGCGGCGCGTCCGATGCGATCGGCCTGTTCGTGGCCCGATTGTCCTTCGCCACCAGCGATTTCGGCATGTCGTCGGCGGAACGCAAAGCGCTGCTGGCGGAATCGGTGAATCCCGAACTCTGCAAGATCACCGAGGATGTGGTGCTGTCCGAGCCCTATCTCGAGCACGAGCACAACCATCGGCATCCCGACCTCGCCGATCTGGCCGCGGCCTACCGCGCCGATCCGGCGCTGCGCACCGAGATCGCCGACCTGCGTCACCTGTTCATGTCCGGTGCGCAGGCGCTGCTGCACGGCGATCTGCACACCGGCAGCATCATGGTCGGCAGCCGGGCCGGTGCGGAGGTGGTCCGGGTGTTCGATCCGGAGTTCTCCTACGTCGGCCCGATCGGCTTCGATCTCGGGTTGTACTGGGGAAATCTGGTGGCGGCGGAATTCCGTGCCCGGTACCTCGGCGCCGTCGGCGACCATGCCGGGCAGTTGGCCCGCAGCTGGGACGCCTTCGAGACGGAGTTCCGCCGGCTGTGGCCGCAGCGCGCCGACACCTTCTTCGACGACGCCTACCTGGACCGGTTCCTGCGCCGGGTGTGGGCCGATTCGCTCGGGTTCGCCGGTGCGGAACTGATCCGCCGCATCATCGGTTACGCCCATCTCACCGACCTGGACACCCTGCCCGACGCGACCGCCGCACGGCACGCGCTGCTGGTCGGCCGGGAATTGGTCCTGCGCCGTACCGAACTCGGCACCCCGGCCGAGGTGCGGATCGTGCTCGACGACCTGGCCCCGAGCGTCATCGCCGCGACCCGGCCGTAA